GACCTTCACGTAGTTCTTGGTCTCGCGGTAGGGTGGCACGCCGCCGTGCTTGATCACGGCGCCCGGCCCGGCGTTATAGGCCGCCAGGGCCAGCCGCCACGAGCCGAACTTCACGTATTGCGCTTTCAGATAGCGCGCCCCGCCCTCAAGGTTCTCTGCCGGATCGTGCGGATCGACACCCAGCACCTTCGCGGTGCCCGGCATCAGTTGCGCCAGACCGATCGCCCCCTTGTGGGACAGGGCCTTCGGGTTGAAACGCGATTCCTGCATGACCAGCCGCAGGAACAGGTCCTCGGGGATGCCGTTGCGCCGCGCGGCGACGCGGGCCAGATCCGCATAGGGGCCATTGTAGCGCCCGCGATAGCGCGGCACCGTTCCATCCTCAGGCGTTACCGTGCCCCATTTCGTCGGCGTCACGACGGTCGGAGGTTTCAGCCGTACAGAGTTGTTGTATTGCTGCGCGGCCCGGCTATCCAGAATCCTTGTCTGGTTGCCGAACAGCATCGCCCGGTTCTTGGTCGATAGAACATCCGCTGCCGCACCCGTGGTCAGCAGCGCGGTCCCGACGACCGCTCCGACTTTCAAAGCCGTCAGCCCCATGGCTTCTTGTCCCGTAATCGTTCAATCACTGTCCGAGCGCGACAATAACCAGTTTTTGCCCATAGGGCCAGCACCGATGCCCTGCCCCTTTCGGCCACGGCCACGGCTGGTATACGGTCGGCGAAACGACGCCGAAAACAAGATTCGAAAGGGAACGACATGGCCGGATCGGTGAACAAGGTGATCCTCATCGGCAACCTCGGGCGCGACCCCGAGGTGCGCACCTTCCAGAACGGCGGCAAGGTCTGCAACCTGCGGATCGCCACCTCGGAGACATGGAAGGACCGTAACACCGGAGAGCGCAAGGAACGCACAGAGTGGCACTCTGTCGCGATCTTTCAGGAAGGGCTCGTGCGGGTCTGCGAACAGTACCTGCGCAAGGGGTCGAAGGTCTATATCGAAGGCCAGCTTCAGACCCGCAAATGGCAGGACCAGAGCGGTCAGGACCGCTATTCGACCGAGGTCGTGATCCAGGGCTTCGGCGGCTCGCTGCAGATGCTCGACGGTCGTGACGGCGGTGGCGGCGGTGGCGGCGGTGGCAGCTACGGCGGTGGTGGCGGTGGCGGCTACGACGACCGCGGCGGTTACGACGATGGCGGCTACGGCGGCGGACCCTCCTCGGGTGGCGGCTCTGGCCCCTCGCGCGCGCCTTCGCGCGATATCGACGACGAGATCCCGTTCTAGGGCTTTCGCCTTCAGAACAAACAAGACCCCGGCCCATTGGTCGGGGTCTTTGCGTTCCGGGATCTGCCCCGTCCGTGGCCTTCGAGCTTAGAGCGCGACGTACCATGCCCGTGACAGCGCGGTGTCTCAGGCGTCGA
This region of Ponticoccus alexandrii genomic DNA includes:
- a CDS encoding lytic transglycosylase domain-containing protein — encoded protein: MGLTALKVGAVVGTALLTTGAAADVLSTKNRAMLFGNQTRILDSRAAQQYNNSVRLKPPTVVTPTKWGTVTPEDGTVPRYRGRYNGPYADLARVAARRNGIPEDLFLRLVMQESRFNPKALSHKGAIGLAQLMPGTAKVLGVDPHDPAENLEGGARYLKAQYVKFGSWRLALAAYNAGPGAVIKHGGVPPYRETKNYVKVIWGS
- the ssb gene encoding single-stranded DNA-binding protein, with the translated sequence MAGSVNKVILIGNLGRDPEVRTFQNGGKVCNLRIATSETWKDRNTGERKERTEWHSVAIFQEGLVRVCEQYLRKGSKVYIEGQLQTRKWQDQSGQDRYSTEVVIQGFGGSLQMLDGRDGGGGGGGGGSYGGGGGGGYDDRGGYDDGGYGGGPSSGGGSGPSRAPSRDIDDEIPF